CTCATCCACGCCGAGTCCGATCGGCGCTTCAGCGAGCAGGACCTCTGGTTGATGGAGGAGCTGGGCCGCCACGCCGGCCTGGCCATCGACAATGCCCGCCTGCATCGCGACCTCGAGCGTCAGAACGAGCTCCTGGAGGAGCAGGCGGCGGAGCTGGAGCAGCAGACCGAGGAGCTGCAGAACCAGGCGCACCACCTGGACGAGCTGATGGCGGAGCTCGAGGTAAGCAACGAGGAGCTGCTGCAGCGCACCGAGGAAGCGGAGGCAGCCAACCGCGCCAAGTCCGACTTCCTGGCTACCATGAGCCACGAGCTGCGAACGCCGCTCAACGCCATCTTCGGCTATGCCGACCTCCTTGACCTCGGCCTGCACGGGCCGATCACGCCTGCCCAGCACGAGGCGCTGGAGCGGATCAAGCGCAACCAGCGCGCGCTGCTCGTCCTGGTGAACGACGTCCTGAATTTCGCCAAGCTGGAGGCGGGCAAGCTGGAACTGACCCTCGCGCCGGTTCCGGTGACCGAGGTGGTGGCGGACGTGGGGTCGGTCGTGGGGCCGCAGCTCGAGGCCAAGGGGCTGCGCTACCACGCCGAGCCCGTGGATGCGGGCCTGCTCGTACTGGGCGAGCGCGAACGCATCGAGCAGATCCTGCTGAACCTGCTCACCAACGCAGGCAAGTTCACGTCGCGGGGTGGGGAAGTGGTGATCTCGAACGAGGCGGATGAGGACACCGTGAAGCTGCACGTGCGGGATACCGGGTCCGGGATCCCGGAGTCGCGCCTGCAATCGGTGTTCGACCCCTTCGTCCAGATCGATCGCCAGGTGGAGGATACGGGTGAGCGGGGGGTGGGACTCGGCCTGGCGATCAGCCGCGACCTGGCCCAGGCCATGGGCGGGACCCTGACGGTACAGAGCAAGCTCGGGGTCGGCTCGACTTTCACGCTCGCGCTGCCGAGGGTGAACTCATCGCTCCCCTCTGCCGATGGCTTCCCGTAGGCGCGCCAGTGAGTCCGCGGGCACCGCGGCCCGGACGACCACCTCGATTTCCCCGGCCGCGCGGGCGTCGCGCCACTGGTAGATCTCGAGTGGCTCGCCGCCGGGAAGCTGTTGGGTGGCGCGCACCAGGCCGGTGGTATCCGCGGCGATGGCATAGCCGATCACCGGCAGGCGCGAGAATACCAGCGGCGGCGATCCAAGCGCGTTCGCGGCCTCGCTCGCATCGGCTCCGACCCAGTATCGCCGAGCGAGTGAGTCGGCCGGGACAGTGGCCGCGGGTGCGGCGATTCGGGCGGCGACGGAGGACGGAGGTGCCGCCATCTCGCGCGGCGCCTGAAAGCCTAGCACTCGGTCGGCCCGCGCGGTGTCTTCGGCGTCCGCTGCCTTGCTGGCGTCGGCGACGGTGATGGCTTCGAGCGCGACGGTCTCCGGCAGCGCTGGCTCGGGCTCCGGAGCCGCGGCTGCCGACTCCAACGCGAGCGTCGGCTGTTCATCGGGAGGCGCCTCCCCACCGGCACGGCCGCGGCCGGCCATGGTTGCGGCTCCCTCTGCAGGCGCGCCGAGGGCAGCTGCGTCCGGCGCGGTGCGAAGGCTCCGCGCGCCGCTGTCGCCACCGCCTCCAGGTGCAGCCTGAGGCTCCGGGGCGCTGCGGGCGGATGCCGGGGCGGCGGCGACCCGCGCATCGGTGGCCGTGGTGCTCGCCGCCGAAGGCTCTTCCTCCAGCGTGGGACCCGCTGCGAGCGGCGCCGGCTCAGATTCGCGGGCCTGCTCCGAATCGATCGCGACGCGGGAGCCGGCTCCGCCGCTCCCGGTGAGCAGCGTCTGGGCGAACCACCCCACGCCGACGGCCAGGACGATACTCGCCGCCCACGGGAGGATCAGCGGGCGAACGCTGGATCGGGTGCGGCTTGTCCCGGGCGCGGGACCCGCCCTGCTACTGGCTCTTGCCCGCAGCTCGTCGAAGTCCGGCGGCACGATCCCGACCGGATCGGCGTAGCGCAGGATCTCGTGGGCGCGTCTGCGGGTCTCGCGCTCGACGTCGAGGCGGGCCCGGCACTCGGCGCAGGTGGCCAGGTGTTCGCGAAGCTCCACTTCCTCCGCGGCGTCGAGCTCGCCGTCGAGGAATGTATGGAGGGTTCCTTCATCCAAGTGCGACATTACCTTCCTCCAGCGCTCTATACGCCTCGGCCAGGCGCTGACGGGCGCGCGCGAGGGTCGTACCGATCGATTTCCTGGCTAGACCCGTCTGGGCGGCGATCGCCTCATAGTCGAGCCCCGCGTCCCAGAGCTGCAGAACCTCTCGGTCGCGCTCGCTCAGGGTTTCCAGGGCGGTGCGCACGCGGGCGGAGCGTTCGCGATGCTCCACCTCCTCGACGAACTCGGGCTCGACCCGCCGAGTCTCCGCCTCCCCCTTGAGCAGCGTCAGGTGCTTCCGCCGACGGAGCACGGAGCGCGATTCGTCGCGGGCGAGATTGGTGGCTACGCGGAACAGCCACGCCCGTGGGTTGTCGGGGTCGTGCTCGATCGCGCGCACGAAGGTCTCCTGCGCCAGATCCTGGGCGCGCTCTACATCCCACACCCGGCGGTAGAGGTAGCGGACCAGCTCCTGGTAGCTGCTGCGATAGACGGCCGCCCAGTCTACGCTCACGCTCGCGATCTCCTCATGGATCCCCGCAATGCTCGGCCGGCTCCCGATGTCCGCGTGTGGAAGAGGCCGGACGCAACCGCGCCCGCCTCTTCCAGATTCGTACCTGTCAGGATCGGGACCAAGGTGGGGAAAGCGGCGGCGTGGCTTCCGCGCGCGATCATCCCCTTTCGTCCTATGTGACGATCGAGAGGCGCGGGTTTGCACGCCGCTGCCACCCCCTTTTGTCATTCTGAGCGCGACAGCGCGAGGCATCGCGTGCGGCATCAATTCCTGCACGCCATCCTCTGCTGGCGCGCGGATCCAAGGTGACGGCGCTCGATAGATCCGCGTCCCCCCTCGCGGCATGGACGCCCGTGCGAAGGCGGACTATACTGGCCTTCGACCTCTTCATACCTACCGATCCAACCCGTTCTCCACCATGAACGACCCTTTCGATCCCACCATGAATCGTCGTGAGTTTCTGCTCCGGGGCGCTTCGGTCGGGGCGCTGGCGGTGGGGGGAGCACCGCTGGTGGCAGGCGCTTCCGAGCCTGAGGCCATCAGTCGAGCGCCCGGTGCCGTGGCCGTGGATGCGCGCCTGGCGAAGCGTCAGCTCGACAGCCGCGAGTTCACGCTCTCCGTCTGCGACTCGATCCGCCCGTCGCTCGGCTTCAACGCCACGACCCGCTCCGAAGCCGAGGGCTGGCAAGCGGAGGCGCGCGCGAAGCTGATCGAGTTGCTGGGCGGCTTCCCGGAGCGTGTGCCGCTGGAACCGGAGGTGCTCGAGACCGTCGACCTGGGGCACTACACCCGCGAGAAGATCGTCTTCCAAACCCGGCAGAACCTGACAGCGCTG
The DNA window shown above is from Longimicrobiaceae bacterium and carries:
- a CDS encoding zf-HC2 domain-containing protein, whose amino-acid sequence is MSHLDEGTLHTFLDGELDAAEEVELREHLATCAECRARLDVERETRRRAHEILRYADPVGIVPPDFDELRARASSRAGPAPGTSRTRSSVRPLILPWAASIVLAVGVGWFAQTLLTGSGGAGSRVAIDSEQARESEPAPLAAGPTLEEEPSAASTTATDARVAAAPASARSAPEPQAAPGGGGDSGARSLRTAPDAAALGAPAEGAATMAGRGRAGGEAPPDEQPTLALESAAAAPEPEPALPETVALEAITVADASKAADAEDTARADRVLGFQAPREMAAPPSSVAARIAAPAATVPADSLARRYWVGADASEAANALGSPPLVFSRLPVIGYAIAADTTGLVRATQQLPGGEPLEIYQWRDARAAGEIEVVVRAAVPADSLARLREAIGRGER
- a CDS encoding sigma-70 family RNA polymerase sigma factor, whose protein sequence is MSVDWAAVYRSSYQELVRYLYRRVWDVERAQDLAQETFVRAIEHDPDNPRAWLFRVATNLARDESRSVLRRRKHLTLLKGEAETRRVEPEFVEEVEHRERSARVRTALETLSERDREVLQLWDAGLDYEAIAAQTGLARKSIGTTLARARQRLAEAYRALEEGNVALG